DNA sequence from the Streptomyces sp. MST-110588 genome:
CCAGGACGCCGCCGTGCGCCAGGCCCGGCGCGCCCTGGTGGGCCTCCTTGACCGTGAACTCGGCGCTCACGCTCACACCGGCGCCGGCCCGTGCTTCCAGGTGCAGGCCGTGCGGCTGGCCCGTACCGCAGCCGAAGCAGCGGTCGTAGTGCGTGCCGAGCAGTTCTCCGGGCGCCGGGGCGTCGGGGTGCCGCACCGGCGCGACGGCGTCCGGCGGGGGCGTCAGCCGCGTCGGGGCTTGGTCAGTTCCACTCACGAGTGCAGACCCTACCCGCGCGCGTAACGGACCTGCGCCTCCGTGCCAAGCTGGAGCCATGCAGTCGTACGAAGAACGTCTCACCGCGCCCCGCTCCTGGTGGGTGATCGCCGGGCTGATCGGCATCTCCTGCGCACTGATCCTGCTTCCGCTGGGGACCCCGGCGATGCTCGGCGGTCTGGTCGGCGGAAGCGCGCTGGCGGCGGTGGCGGTGAGTTCCTACGGTTCGGCGCGCATCCGCGTCGTGGGGGACGCGCTGATCGCGGGCGACGCCCGGATCCCGGTCTCCGCGCTGGGCGAGGCCCAGGTGCTGGACGCGCAGGAGGCGCTGGCCTGGCGTACGCACAAGGCCGACACCCGTGCGTTCATGCTGCTGCGCAGTTACATCCGGACGGCCGTACGCGTGGAGATCACCGATCCCGCGGACCCGACGCCGTATGCCTACCTCTCCACGCGGGAGCCCGAGCGCCTGGTGGCGGCGCTGGCGGCCGTACGGGCCTGAGGGGCCTGCGCGGGTCCTTGCGGGGTCCGGCTGCCCCTGGAGGGGCCGCTGAGGCGCCCGGCCCGGGCGCGGGCGTCGGCCGCGGCTCGGGGCGTGGCGGCTCGGGGCGTGGCGGGTCGGCCGCAGCTCGGGGCGCGGTCTTCAGCCGGCCTGCTCGTGCTCGAAGCCGCCTTCCGGCAGCTCGGGCTCAAGGCCGTCGTACGGCAGGGCGTCCCACGACACCTGCTTGGCGCGCAGGTCCTCGCGGACGCGGTCCGCGAGCTTCTTGGTGTCCCGGTAGTTCATGACGGCACCGACCGCGGCGCCGACCATGAACGGGGTGAGGTTGGGGAGGTTGCGCAGCGTGCGCTTCATGATCTGCTGGCGCAGCTCGCGCTTCATCTGCCCGCCGAGGGCGGCGTTCACGGAGGTGGGCCGGGTGACGTCGATGCCCCGTTCCTCGGTCCAGGACGTCAGGTAGGCGCCTGCCCGCTCCTTGAGGTTCCCCTTGGGCCGCAGGCCGTAGACCTCGTGGAGCTCGGCGATCAGCTTGATCTCCACGGTCGCCACCGCGGCGATCTCGGCGGCCAGCTCGGCCGGCATGGCGGGCGGTACGGGCAGCATGGCCGCCGCGCCCACGCCCGCTCCGACGCCCGCGGTGCCCTTGGTGGCCCCGCGGACCAGCTTGTCGGCCAGTTCCTCGGGGGACAGTCCGGGGAACTGCGCGCGCAGCGTCGCCAGGTTCCGTACGGGGATGCGCGGGGCTTCGATGATCCGGTCGGCAGCCATGGACAGCGCCGCGCGCACGCCCCGGCCGCCCTTCTTGGCGCCACGGCCGAGCGCCGCCGCGAGCGAGGCCGCACGGCCCCGCTCCTGCGGTACCTCGGCCGTCCGCTCCGCCGGAAGGGCGGTCGGGCCGGCGGGCGCGGGCGCGTCTGTTTCCTGTGGTCGTGCGCCGGTCGCCGGGCCTGGCCCGCCCTCGTGGTCCTTGCGGCCCTTACGGAACGGGTTCACGCCTGCCATGGCGTCGACCGCTTCTCAGGCCGCGCAGTCGCGGCAGATCGGCTGACCGTTCTTCTCCTCGGCCAACTGGCTGCGGTGGTGCACGAGGAAGCAGCTCATGCACGTGAATTCGTCCTGCTGCTTGGGCAGCACGCGCACGGCCAGCTCTTCGTTGGAAAGATCGGCGCCGGGCAGTTCCAGGCCCTCGGCCTGCTCGAACTCATCGACGTCGACGGCCGAGGCGGACTTGTCGTTCCGCCGCGACTTCAGTTCCTCGATGCTGTCCTCGTTGAGGTCGTCATCGGTCTTGCGTGGGGTGTCGTAATCCGTAGCCATGTCGCTCTCCCCTCTGGGTGTCTGCGGTGTCTCCAGCGCACGTAACGCGTGAGAGGCCGGACTTGTGCCCGACCTGAGGCGGAGATTTTGCCTCACATCAAGGTCTGTTACTCAATCGACACCCAACCGCACCCCTGAAGAGGTGATCGGTTTGGATGGCGAACAGGACCGTACACGGTCCGAATGTCGCACCTCGCGCACGCCATCACGTGTACTTCCCGTGATCAAGGGCCCCGGAAACCCGGATTTTCCCGGCTTTGCACCGGCTGTTCTGATCACGGCGAGTGGATGGCCGGAAATTCGCGCCTGTGAGCGATCACACACCTCCAAAACGGAGGGCGGACCGGAGGAATTCCGCGCAAAGCGAACTCGGCGAAGGATCCCCGGCCACCCCCCGTCACGTCAAGCCGGACCGGCGTGAGGGGCTTACAGCGGCAGGACGACCCGTATGACCAGCCCGCCGCCCTCCCGGCCGGGCCGAGATCGTGCCGTCGTGGGCGCGCACCACGGAGCGCACGATGGACAGCCCCAGGCCCACCCCCTTGTCGCTGCCCGTTCGCTCCGTACGCAGCCGCCTGAAGGGCTCGAAGAGGTTCTCCACCTCGTACGCCGGGACCACCGGGCCGGTGTTGGAGACGACCAGCACCGCACAGCCCGGCTGTGCCTCGGTCGTGACCTCCACCCATCCCTGCTCGCGTACGTTGTAGCGCACCGCGTTCTGGACGAGGTTCAGCGCGATGCGTTCCAGCAGGACGCCGTTGCCCTGGACGAAGACCTCTTGGCGCACGCCCTTGAGCTCCACGCCCTTGACCTGCGCCTCCGCGCGGGTCTGGTCCAGTGCCTGCGAGGCGACCTCGGCGAGGTCGACCGGCCTCTTGTCCACGATCTTGTTCTCGCTGCGGGCGAGCAGCAGGAGACCCTCGACGAGCTGTTCGCTGCGCTCGTTGGTGGCCAGCAGCGTCTTGCCGAGCTGGGCCAGCTCCGGGGAGGCGTCCGGGTCGGCGAGCTGGACCTCCAGGAGGGTGCGGTTGATGGCCAGCGGGGTGCGCAGCTCGTGCGAGGCGTTCGCCACGAACCGGCGCTGGGATTCGAACGCGCGATCGAGGCGGTCCAGCATCTCGTCGAAGGTGTCGGCCAGCTCCTTGAGCTCGTCGTCCGGACCGCCCAGCTCGATCCGGCGGTGCAGGTCGGAGCCGGCGACCCGCTGGGCGGTCCGCGTGATGCGGCCCAGCGGGGAGAGCACCCGGCCCGCCATGGCGTAGCCGAAGGCGAAGGCCACCACGGTCAGGCCCAGCAGCGCCAGCAGGGAGCGGTTGAGCAGCACCCGCAGGGCCTCCGCCTGCTGGCGCTGGACGCACGCGTTGATGGCCTGGTTCAGGATGCCGGCGTTGTCCGAGGAGGACAGGCCCGGGCAGGTGACGCTGTCGAGCTGGAAGTCCCGGCCCACGGTGCCGTAGATCTTGAAGGGGGGCTGGCTGCCGTTCCTCAGGGCGGTGGCGGCCAGCATGTAGATGATCGCCAGCAGCACGATCCCGGCCATCAGGAACATCCCGCCGTACAGCAGCGTGAGCCGTATGCGGATCGTGGGACGCAGCCAGGGGAAGGGCCGCACATTGGCCGGCCGGGGGTCCCAGGTGGGCTTGGGCGGGGCCGCGGGCGGCGGGGCGGGCGTCTTGGAGAAGGAGGGCATCGCCGGTCAGATCCGGTAGCCCGAGCCGGGCACCGTGACGATCACCGCGGGCTCGCCGAGCTTGCGGCGCAGCGTCATGACCGTGACCCGTACGACATTGGTGAACGGGTCGGTGTTCTCGTCCCACGCCTTCTCCAGCAACTGCTCGGCCGAGACGACCGTGCCCTCGCTGCGCATCAGGACCTCCAGCACCGCGAACTCCTTGGGCGCGAGCTGGACCTCCTTGCCGTCCCGGAAGACCTCGCGGCGATTGGGGTCCAGCTTGATGCCGGCCCGCTCCAGCACGGGCGGCAGGGCCACGGTCGTACGGCGCCCCAGGGCCCGTACGCGGGCGGTCAGCTCGGTGAAGGCGAACGGCTTGGGCAGGTAGTCGTCCGCGCCGATCTCCAGGCCCTCCACGCGGTCGCTGACGTCACCGGAGGCGGTGAGCATCAGGACGCGGGTGGGCATCCCCAGCTCGATGATCTTGCGGCAGACGTCGTCACCGTGCACCAGCGGCAGGTCACGGTCCAAAACGACCACGTCGTAGTCGTTGATCTCGATCCGTTCCACCGCAGCCGCGCCGTCGTAGACCACGTCGACCGCCATGGCCTCCCGGCGCAGTCCGGTCGCCACGGCATCGGCGAGCAGTTGCTCGTCCTCGACGACGAGTACACGCACGTCGCTAGTCCTTCCTCACGGCCCCGGGGAGCAGGGCACAACAAAAGCTTCAGAGCCCTTCCATCCTGCCCGTAAGAGCCGTAAACCGGCAGTAAGGGGAAGGTCCGGCCCCGATCGGCGGGATTGCCGGCCCGCCTGAGGTTTCCCTGAGGTCCGGTGTGGGGAGGACGACTGCACATCCGCGATCACGCCCTGTAGGGCTGCATGCCGCTACCCGATCCACTCGCAGGGACCACGCCGTGATCGATGCCCTCCGGCCCCGGCCGCAGGGAACCCTCCCGGGCACACCCCCGTGCCACCC
Encoded proteins:
- a CDS encoding response regulator transcription factor → MRVLVVEDEQLLADAVATGLRREAMAVDVVYDGAAAVERIEINDYDVVVLDRDLPLVHGDDVCRKIIELGMPTRVLMLTASGDVSDRVEGLEIGADDYLPKPFAFTELTARVRALGRRTTVALPPVLERAGIKLDPNRREVFRDGKEVQLAPKEFAVLEVLMRSEGTVVSAEQLLEKAWDENTDPFTNVVRVTVMTLRRKLGEPAVIVTVPGSGYRI
- a CDS encoding DUF3093 domain-containing protein; the encoded protein is MQSYEERLTAPRSWWVIAGLIGISCALILLPLGTPAMLGGLVGGSALAAVAVSSYGSARIRVVGDALIAGDARIPVSALGEAQVLDAQEALAWRTHKADTRAFMLLRSYIRTAVRVEITDPADPTPYAYLSTREPERLVAALAAVRA
- a CDS encoding DUF4193 domain-containing protein, whose translation is MATDYDTPRKTDDDLNEDSIEELKSRRNDKSASAVDVDEFEQAEGLELPGADLSNEELAVRVLPKQQDEFTCMSCFLVHHRSQLAEEKNGQPICRDCAA